From the Acidicapsa ligni genome, one window contains:
- a CDS encoding efflux RND transporter permease subunit, with protein MQRLVELALRYRVLVLLATVFVAAIGFLSLRNLPIDAEPDITPNQVLVLTRAPSLSPLEVEQLISFPVETAMRGLPGITRIQSTSKYGLSYVAVYFKDGMDPYFCRTLVNERLPQAKESIPAEVGVPEMGPISTGLGEIYQFKVTGAGHSPMELRSILDWDIAPKLRGVPGVVEVNTQGGELKTYEVEVDSDKLTGYHIPLRRVIEALSKNNANAGGAYLERSEQQSLIRGEGLIGSLSDIENIVVGNSSTGTPILIRNIANVHFAPMVRRGFATQDGKGEIVVGVAMMLIGENSRAVAIRVKDSLADLQKTLPEGVRVEQLYDRTDLVNRTIRTVTRNLIEGGILVIAVLLLLLGSFRAGVVVSLAIPLSMLFAFIGMVQAKVSGNLMSLGAIDFGLIVDGSVVIIENILRRLHQKQPEEQASDVILSAAREVAKPIFFGVLIIVLVYIPILTLGGVEGKMFKPMAATVLFALLASLVIALILMPVLSWYVLRNKVAEKHTWLMRKMDQWYRPLLQRALHYPVWTAGIAVGIFAVSLIAIPFLGAEFIPSLDEGSILVMMYRVPGISTSESLHGNQIIETVLREFPEVATVFSRTGSPEVATDPMAIDQSDVYVTLKPVDQWPTKRSKEELIDAMQKRLQEEAPGAVYSFSQPIQMRMQELMEGGSRSDIAIKLYGDDLDTLRRKADQIAAVVSKVPGAADVNTERVAGLPYLRIRIKREALARHGLDESDVLDTIEAIGGKPVGEIVEGNRRFTMQVRFPQEQRASSEAISNLRVGDGEGHFIPLAQLADIQDEEGPAQISRDNGQRRISVGVNVRGRDLAGFVADAQRAVAAKVTIPSEYQLEWGGQFEQLESASQRLMIVVPAALTLIFVLLYLNFQSAFPAVLIFLNIPLAATGGIVALLLRGMPFSISAGVGFIALFGIAVLNGIVLLTYIRELHQKDLPIEVAVEQGAHTRLRPVLMTALVASLGFIPMAVSHGAGAEVQRPLATVVIGGLVTSTLLTLLVLPALYLWVERRKESKLIGDQ; from the coding sequence ATGCAGCGCCTTGTCGAACTTGCCTTACGCTATCGTGTTCTGGTTCTGCTGGCGACCGTGTTTGTCGCAGCCATCGGATTCCTCTCTCTGCGCAACCTGCCCATCGACGCGGAACCGGACATCACACCGAATCAGGTCCTGGTACTGACTCGCGCTCCAAGTCTCTCTCCGTTGGAAGTCGAACAGCTCATCTCGTTTCCCGTCGAAACCGCCATGCGTGGCTTGCCCGGAATCACGCGCATCCAGTCCACCTCCAAATACGGACTCTCCTATGTCGCCGTCTACTTCAAAGACGGCATGGACCCGTATTTCTGTCGAACCCTGGTCAATGAACGTCTGCCGCAAGCCAAAGAATCGATCCCCGCAGAAGTAGGCGTGCCCGAGATGGGTCCGATCTCCACTGGCCTCGGAGAAATCTATCAGTTCAAGGTCACTGGCGCGGGACACAGCCCGATGGAGCTGCGAAGCATCCTCGATTGGGACATTGCTCCGAAACTGCGCGGTGTGCCCGGCGTTGTCGAAGTGAACACGCAGGGAGGTGAATTGAAGACGTATGAGGTGGAAGTGGACAGCGACAAGCTGACCGGATACCACATACCGCTGCGCCGCGTCATTGAAGCTCTCTCGAAGAACAATGCGAACGCCGGTGGCGCGTATCTGGAGCGTTCCGAACAGCAGTCTCTTATTCGTGGAGAAGGACTGATCGGCAGCCTGTCCGACATCGAAAACATCGTAGTCGGAAACTCGTCCACTGGCACTCCGATCCTGATTCGGAATATCGCCAACGTCCACTTCGCGCCGATGGTGCGGCGAGGGTTCGCCACACAGGACGGCAAGGGAGAGATCGTCGTTGGCGTCGCCATGATGCTGATCGGAGAAAACTCCCGCGCCGTCGCCATTCGGGTCAAGGACAGTCTGGCCGACCTTCAGAAGACTCTCCCCGAAGGCGTGCGCGTTGAACAGCTCTACGACCGCACGGATCTGGTGAACCGGACGATTCGTACGGTCACTCGGAACCTGATCGAAGGCGGCATTCTGGTGATTGCCGTTCTCCTTCTGCTGTTGGGGAGCTTCAGGGCTGGTGTCGTTGTTTCGCTCGCAATCCCCTTGTCGATGTTATTTGCCTTTATCGGCATGGTGCAGGCGAAGGTCTCGGGCAACCTGATGAGCCTTGGCGCAATCGACTTCGGCCTGATTGTCGATGGCTCGGTGGTCATCATCGAGAATATCCTTCGCCGCCTGCATCAGAAACAACCGGAGGAACAAGCCAGCGATGTGATTCTGTCGGCGGCCCGTGAAGTCGCCAAACCGATCTTCTTTGGAGTGCTGATTATTGTTCTGGTTTACATCCCGATCCTGACGTTGGGCGGAGTCGAGGGCAAGATGTTCAAGCCGATGGCGGCAACGGTTCTGTTCGCCCTGCTCGCTTCGCTTGTCATCGCATTGATCCTGATGCCGGTCCTGAGTTGGTATGTGCTGCGCAACAAAGTGGCCGAGAAACACACATGGCTCATGCGGAAGATGGATCAGTGGTATCGTCCGCTTCTGCAACGAGCCTTGCATTATCCAGTCTGGACCGCAGGGATTGCCGTCGGCATCTTTGCGGTCTCTCTGATCGCCATTCCGTTCCTTGGTGCCGAGTTCATTCCTTCGCTCGATGAAGGCTCCATTCTGGTGATGATGTACCGGGTGCCCGGCATCTCCACCTCCGAGTCCCTGCACGGCAACCAGATCATCGAGACCGTGTTGCGCGAGTTCCCGGAAGTAGCCACGGTCTTCAGTCGCACTGGCAGCCCTGAAGTTGCAACCGATCCGATGGCTATCGACCAAAGCGATGTGTACGTGACGTTGAAGCCCGTGGATCAATGGCCGACAAAGCGCAGCAAAGAGGAACTGATCGATGCGATGCAGAAGCGCCTGCAGGAAGAAGCCCCCGGCGCAGTCTATAGCTTTTCGCAGCCGATTCAGATGCGTATGCAGGAGCTGATGGAAGGCGGCTCGCGTAGCGACATTGCCATCAAGCTCTACGGAGACGATCTGGACACGCTGCGGCGAAAAGCCGACCAGATTGCGGCGGTGGTCAGCAAAGTACCTGGAGCAGCCGATGTCAATACGGAACGGGTAGCCGGGCTGCCTTACCTGCGAATCCGCATCAAGCGCGAAGCTCTCGCTCGTCATGGTCTCGATGAATCGGATGTGCTCGATACCATCGAAGCCATCGGCGGTAAGCCGGTAGGCGAGATCGTGGAAGGAAACCGCCGCTTCACTATGCAGGTGCGCTTCCCGCAGGAACAGCGCGCCAGTTCCGAAGCTATCAGCAATCTGCGTGTCGGCGATGGAGAGGGACATTTCATTCCGCTGGCACAACTCGCCGATATTCAGGACGAGGAAGGCCCTGCACAGATCAGCCGCGATAACGGGCAACGCCGAATCAGTGTCGGAGTGAATGTCCGTGGACGTGATCTGGCGGGTTTTGTGGCGGACGCGCAGAGAGCAGTCGCCGCGAAGGTGACTATTCCAAGTGAATATCAGTTGGAGTGGGGCGGTCAGTTCGAGCAGCTTGAGAGCGCAAGCCAAAGGCTGATGATCGTCGTGCCTGCGGCGCTCACGCTCATCTTCGTCCTGCTCTATCTTAACTTCCAGTCCGCGTTTCCCGCAGTACTGATCTTTCTGAATATTCCCTTGGCCGCGACGGGAGGCATCGTCGCCCTCCTTCTGCGCGGAATGCCGTTCAGCATCTCAGCCGGAGTCGGTTTCATCGCGCTCTTTGGAATCGCTGTTTTGAATGGCATCGTTTTATTGACATACATCCGCGAACTGCACCAGAAGGATCTGCCTATTGAGGTTGCCGTGGAACAAGGTGCGCATACACGCTTACGGCCAGTCCTCATGACTGCACTCGTAGCCAGCCTGGGCTTCATTCCTATGGCTGTGTCTCACGGAGCTGGCGCAGAGGTACAGCGGCCTCTGGCAACTGTTGTTATCGGCGGATTGGTCACTTCCACGCTACTGACACTGCTCGTTCTTCCAGCCCTCTATCTATGGGTTGAAAGACGCAAAGAGTCCAAGTTGATCGGGGACCAGTAG
- a CDS encoding cadmium resistance transporter — MDSLLALLGMAIVLFASTNIDDVFVLIGFFADPKFRARDVVLGQYLGIAALFGVSVAASLLSLVFPRAYIGLLGVVPILIGVNKLFDLYRERNATEESLEHHVNAGRNGRATTVALVTLANGGDNIGIYIPSLAIRSHKEIAVIGLIFMVMTALWCFVAHWMVNHPTLGSPIRRYGHRVAPVVLIALGVLILYQAGSLGLLLRHGGL, encoded by the coding sequence ATGGATTCTCTGCTCGCACTGCTTGGCATGGCCATCGTGCTCTTTGCTTCGACCAATATCGATGATGTCTTTGTGCTGATCGGGTTCTTCGCCGACCCGAAGTTCCGTGCGCGAGATGTTGTGCTCGGTCAGTACCTTGGAATTGCTGCTTTGTTTGGCGTGAGCGTGGCAGCATCCCTGCTTTCTCTCGTGTTTCCACGCGCTTATATCGGATTGTTAGGAGTGGTCCCGATTCTGATTGGCGTGAACAAACTCTTCGATCTGTACCGCGAACGCAATGCGACAGAAGAGAGTTTAGAGCACCATGTCAATGCCGGACGTAACGGACGTGCGACAACTGTGGCGCTCGTGACACTGGCGAATGGCGGCGACAACATCGGGATCTATATACCTTCGTTAGCTATCCGGTCACACAAAGAAATTGCCGTGATCGGATTGATATTCATGGTGATGACCGCACTGTGGTGCTTCGTCGCGCATTGGATGGTCAATCACCCAACATTGGGTTCGCCCATTCGCCGGTATGGGCATCGCGTGGCTCCCGTCGTGTTGATCGCACTCGGCGTCCTGATCCTCTATCAAGCAGGGAGTCTCGGGCTGCTGCTCCGCCACGGAGGGCTCTAA
- a CDS encoding cation transporter, whose translation MSDCGCEAKTDSPAQRQVLSIALGLNATMFVVGLVAGLIGQSSGLIADSLDMFADAVAYAIALSAFNRGTAFKAKAAMVSGGVLLILGIGVLLDSIRRGAFGSAPESHVMMGVASISLLVNATVLYLLGKYRDQGVHLRATWIFTRVDVIANLAVILSGMTILLTGFRFIDLIVGGAIGLYVIKEAFEIIGEAREASEKAHQP comes from the coding sequence ATGAGCGACTGCGGTTGCGAGGCGAAGACCGACTCTCCAGCACAGCGACAAGTTCTCTCGATCGCTCTGGGGTTGAATGCCACCATGTTCGTCGTTGGCCTGGTTGCCGGGCTGATTGGTCAGTCGAGCGGGTTGATCGCCGATTCTCTTGATATGTTTGCCGACGCGGTTGCCTACGCCATCGCATTGAGTGCTTTCAACCGCGGTACGGCCTTTAAGGCGAAGGCTGCAATGGTGAGTGGCGGAGTGCTGCTGATCCTTGGTATCGGTGTCCTGTTGGATTCTATCCGCAGAGGTGCATTCGGCAGCGCTCCAGAGAGCCACGTCATGATGGGTGTTGCGAGTATCTCACTTCTGGTAAACGCAACTGTCCTATATCTTTTGGGCAAATACCGCGATCAAGGAGTGCATCTGCGCGCCACCTGGATCTTCACCCGAGTGGACGTGATAGCCAACCTCGCGGTCATTCTCTCCGGTATGACGATTTTGCTTACTGGGTTCCGTTTCATTGACCTCATTGTCGGCGGGGCCATCGGGCTGTATGTCATCAAGGAAGCGTTCGAGATCATCGGCGAAGCGAGGGAAGCTAGCGAAAAAGCGCATCAACCATAA